The genomic interval GATGCTGATATTTATGGTTTCAGTGTTCCAGATATGATGGGAATCGATACTAAACCAGGTATAGAAGGAAAATCAGTTAAACCAGTTGAACGCCATGGGGTAAAAGTAATGTCTATGGCATTCTTTGTTGAAGAAAACGCACCAGTTATTTGGCGTGGACCAATGCTAGGTAAAATGCTTACTAACTTCTTTACTGATGTTAAATGGGGAGGATTAGATTACTTATTATTAGATTTACCTCCAGGTACAGGTGATGTTGCATTAGATGTACATACAATGCTACCTTCAAGTAAAGAAATTATTGTGACAACTCCGCATCCGACAGCAGCTTTTGTAGCAGCTCGTGCGGGCGCTATGGCTAAGCATACAGAACATTCAATTTTAGGTGTTATTGAAAATATGTCTTACTTTGAAAGTAAGGAAACAGGAAATAAAGAGTACGTATTTGGTAAAGATGGAGGTAAAAAGTTAGCAGACGAACTTAATTCTGAACTATTAGGTCAATTGCCGCTAGCGCAACCAACATGGGATCCAAAAGATTTTTCACCATCGATTTATCAACCTACGGATAAATTAGGTGAAATATACCAAGAAATGGCGCAAAAGATTATCACTAAAACAATGAAATAGTCATTCAAGCAAAAAAACGCATGTTTTTTAAAAAAATATGCGTTTTTCTCTTGCATTTTTTTATAATCCTGATAGAATATATCTTTGTGAGCGAGAGATAGCAAATTATTTCAAAGCTTACAAAAAACATCTGAAAATAGTTGTTGACTTAACAACTTATCGATGATATACTTATAAAGTCGCTGAAAAAAATAAAGCGAAAACAAAGAGTGTAAAATTGACTCTTGATTAAATGAAGAAAATATTTTAAAATTGTAAAAGTAATGTTAATTAGTTATTGACTTCTTCGAAAAGAAGTGTTATAATAAATAACGTTACTGAAAAAATGAACATTGAAAACTGAATGACAATATGTCAACGTTAATTCCAAATTAACAAACGTCTTAGACGTTTTAAAACAAATTAGTTTTTATGAGCTAGTCAAACAAATCATAACTTTTATGGAGAGTTTGATCCTGGCTCAGGATGAACGCTGGCGGCGTGCCTAATACATGCAAGTCGAGCGAACAGACGAGGAGCTTGCTCCTCTGACGTTAGCGGCGGACGGGTGAGTAACACGTGGGTAACCTACCTATAAGACTGGAATAACTCCGGGAAACCGGGGCTAATGCCGGATAATATGCAGAACCGCATGGTTCTGCAATGAAAGACGGTTTTGCTGTCACTTATAGATGGACCCGCGCCGTATTAGCTAGTTGGTAAGGTAACGGCTTACCAAGGCAACGATACGTAGCCGACCTGAGAGGGTGATCGGCCACACTGGAACTGAGACACGGTCCAGACTCCTACGGGAGGCAGCAGTAGGGAATCTTCCGCAATGGGCGAAAGCCTGACGGAGCAACGCCGCGTGAGTGATGAAGGTCTTCGGATCGTAAAACTCTGTTATTAGGGAAGAACAAGTGCGTAGGTAACTATGCGCACCTTGACGGTACCTAATCAGAAAGCCACGGCTAACTACGTGCCAGCAGCCGCGGTAATACGTAGGTGGCAAGCGTTATCCGGAATTATTGGGCGTAAAGCGCGCGTAGGCGGTTTTTTAAGTCTGATGTGAAAGCCCACGGCTCAACCGTGGAGGGTCATTGGAAACTGGAAAACTTGAGTGCAGAAGAGGAAAGTGGAATTCCATGTGTAGCGGTGAAATGCGCAGAGATATGGAGGAACACCAGTGGCGAAGGCGACTTTCTGGTCTGCAACTGACGCTGATGTGCGAAAGCGTGGGGATCAAACAGGATTAGATACCCTGGTAGTCCACGCCGTAAACGATGAGTGCTAAGTGTTAGGGGGTTTCCGCCCCTTAGTGCTGCAGCTAACGCATTAAGCACTCCGCCTGGGGAGTACGGCCGCAAGGCTGAAACTCAAAGGAATTGACGGGGACCCGCACAAGCGGTGGAGCATGTGGTTTAATTCGAAGCAACGCGAAGAACCTTACCAAATCTTGACATCCTTTGACCGCTCTAGAGATAGAGTCTTCCCCTTCGGGGGACAAAGTGACAGGTGGTGCATGGTTGTCGTCAGCTCGTGTCGTGAGATGTTGGGTTAAGTCCCGCAACGAGCGCAACCCTTAAGCTTAGTTGCCAGCATTAAGTTGGGCACTCTAAGTTGACTGCCGGTGACAAACCGGAGGAAGGTGGGGATGACGTCAAATCATCATGCCCCTTATGATTTGGGCTACACACGTGCTACAATGGACAGTACAAAGGGCAGCGAAACCGCGAGGTCAAGCAAATCCCATAAAGCTGTTCTCAGTTCGGATTGTAGTCTGCAACTCGACTACATGAAGCTGGAATCGCTAGTAATCGTAGATCAGCATGCTACGGTGAATACGTTCCCGGGTCTTGTACACACCGCCCGTCACACCACGAGAGTTCGTAACACCCGAAGCCGGTGGAGTAACCTTTTAGGAGCTAGCCGTCGAAGGTGGGACGAATGATTGGGGTGAAGTCGTAACAAGGTAGCCGTATCGGAAGGTGCGGCTGGATCACCTCCTTTCTAAGGATATATACGGAACAGTTTCAACAGAAACTGACGGATTAACATTGACATATTGTATTCAGTTTTGAATGCTCATACGAGTATTCATGATTGTACATTGAAAACTAGATAAGTAAGTAATAAATAGATTTTACCAAGCAAAACCGAGTGAATTAGAGTTTT from Staphylococcus condimenti carries:
- a CDS encoding P-loop NTPase, with product MLTVEQVNKLVGNLKDPILDVPLKDTGGIVNITIKEEIEHASVKVAIAKLGGKPQLDLQMAIVQTLKDNGANTVGIRFEELNPETVAKFTGEDPNAEPQTIEGLLSKDNPVEFIAIASGKGGVGKSTVAVNLAVALAREGKKVGLIDADIYGFSVPDMMGIDTKPGIEGKSVKPVERHGVKVMSMAFFVEENAPVIWRGPMLGKMLTNFFTDVKWGGLDYLLLDLPPGTGDVALDVHTMLPSSKEIIVTTPHPTAAFVAARAGAMAKHTEHSILGVIENMSYFESKETGNKEYVFGKDGGKKLADELNSELLGQLPLAQPTWDPKDFSPSIYQPTDKLGEIYQEMAQKIITKTMK